The DNA window AAATACTGACAGAGACATTTGATCTGGACGAACTGGCAGCAAAACGTCTGGAATGGGGACTGTTCCGCGACAGGAGACCGAAGTGCTACGGGAAAATTACAGAGTAGACAAGAGAGCAGAAAAAACTATGAGAAACACGCTTTGCAAGTTTCTCGAGTTATCGCGGCAGTTGCCAAGGTCTAATACAAGCATGGACTTTGGCGCGTTGCTCGCGTAAATAAAAAATCCGGGAAAGTGGTATCTCTTAACACCACTTTCCCGGATTTTGTGCTGTGTCACGCCAGTACCTTGCCTTCCGGGAATGCAGAACGGAAGATGAAACGAACCAGCGGTCCGGCTACGATCAGCTGGAAAGGAAGAGCCATGATAAAGTTCTTGGGGATGTTGGTCAGCCAGATCATCAGCAGCTGGGACCATGCACCGGAGCGCACACATCCTTCCACAGCACCGTACATGGACATGATGAGTACCATCGGTACTACCATGGAACAGGATACACAGATGACTTTTTTCAGTACACTGTCTTCCGGTTTTACCAGATAGGTAAATGCGAACTTTTTCGCCAGACCGGATACCAGGAACCAGTCACAGCACATGGCAAATACATAAGCAATCGGGAAGCCCAGCCATCCTTCTTTTAGCACTTCCAGGGAAAAACCTCCCATATGCAGGGTGACATTATACATACTCATCCAGAGCACCATGCAAAAACACATCAGGACGGTGTAAATTAAACTTTCTCTTTTATTCTGCGGCATACTTGTTACTCCTTTTTCTCTTTCAAATCTTACTTGGTTTTTTACAGCGTTGATTATTATAACGTAGACTTTGGTGTTTCGTAAGTGTTATTTTTCTGACAAATCCAGTGCATCAGAGCCAATTGTCCGGGTATCTGTTGTAAATTACCTGCTACCGGCGAATGTAATAGGAGACTTTCCACAAAGTTTTCCTCCACCGAGGACGGAGTTCCGTGGATATCACGGATGAATCCACTGGAGCCTGTGGAAAACTGTGAGAAAAATCTACCGAGAAAACTGGAAGTTCTGAGAGAAGTATGATAAAATGTATCAGTAAGTGTGATTGGAAACAGTCGCGAAAACAGTATGAAGGAGGACCCAATCATGAAGGTTACGAAAGAAACCACTATGGGCGAGATGCTGGAACTGGATGGCGGAATCGCTGTGATCCTGATGCAGGCTGGTATGCACTGTGTAGGATGCCCGTCTTCTATCGGAGAATCTCTGGAAGAAGCATGCATGGTGCATGGTCTGGATGCAGACGTTGTTCTGGCAAATATTAACGAATATCTGAGCAGCAAAAACGCGTAAGTCGTAGAAGCGGTTCAAATCTTAAGATCCTCAGTTTCCGGTTGGTGTAAGAAGCACCTGTCGGAACTGAGGATTTTTAAGTTTTGGCAGAGTATACAAAAAGCATATGGCAAATTTGGACTTGTTGCCATATTATCAACAAGTCTATTATTTCTTATAATCAGTAAAAAGGGAATTATTTAAATAGAAAAAGAGGATAAAAATGAATAAAGACAATTATATCCACACGCCATACAACGATGAATGGATCGCGCAGCGGGCGGATCCGTTTGTGTACCGCCACACGGACGGAACCTGCTATTTTACCGCATCTGTACCGGCTTATGACCGGATTATTCTGCGTGCTGCGAACGATCTGGGTGGTCTGGTACATGCGGAGGAGAAAACCCTCTGGGTGAGACATGAAAGCGGACCGCAGAGCATCCATATCTGGGCACCGGAGATTCACTATCTGTTTGGCGGATGGTATATCTACTATGCAGCCGGGGATAAAGATGACATCTGGAACATCCGTCCGTATGTCCTGCATTGCAAGGGGCAGAATCCGATGAAAGATGAATGGGAAGAACTTGGCATGATGCAGGCGGCAGACAGCGATGAATTTTCGTTCCATGCCTTTTCTCTGGACGCGACGGTGTTTGAACACCGGGGAGAATGGTATTATATCTGGGCGGAAAAAACGGGTGTCGGTCGCCAGATTTCCAATCTGTATATCGGAAAAATGGCAGCAGCCAACAAACTCTGCACGGATCAGGTATTGTTGACAACACCGGATTATGACTGGGAGCGGGTGGATTTCTGGGTAAATGAAGGACCGGCGATCTTAAAACATGACGGAAAGATTTTTCTGACTTTTTCCGCAAGCGCGACGGGAGCATGCTACTGCATGGGAATGATGTATATCGATGAAAATGCAGATCTGCTGGATTCGCATGCATGGACGAAACTGCGGCATTCGGTACTGAAAACCGACGAAGAAAAGGGGATTTACGGACCGGGGCACAACTGCTTTGTAAAGGCAGAAGATGGTGTGACGGATCTTTGTGTCTATCATGCCCGCCCGTATGACGAGATCATCGGAGATCCACTGTACGACCCGAACCGCCATGCGAGAATCATGAAAGTGACGTATGACGAAAAAGGATTCCCGGTATTTGTGTACCAGAAGGTGGAAGAAACAGAGTATTTGTAAACGGATATTTGAAAATATACTTTATACATAAAAATATGGAGGAACAACATGGCAAAATTAGTAATCAATGCAGAACGAAAACTTTCCCATATCAATAAAGAACTGCAGGGACATTTTTCCGAGCATCTGGGAAGGTGTATCTATGAGGGACTGTATGTGGGAGAAAATTCTGAAATCCCGAACGTCAACGGGATGCGTACCGATGTGGTGGAAGCCTTAAAACAGATCCGCATCCCGGTACTTCGCTGGCCGGGTGGATGTTTCGCTGACGAATATCACTGGAAAGACGGCATCGGACCGAAAGAAGGAAGAAAGAAAATCGTCAACACCCACTGGGGCGGCGTGGTAGAAGACAACAGCTTCGGAACGCACGAATTCTTCGAGCTGTGCCGTCAGCTGGGCTGTGAGACTTATATCAACGGCAACATGGGAAGCGGAACCGTACAGGAAATGTCTGAGTGGGTAGAATACATGACCTTCGAGGGCGTATCCCCGATGGCAGACCTGAGAACGAAAAACGGTCACAAAGAAGCGTGGACGGTAGATTACTTTGGTGTGGGAAATGAAAACTGGGGCTGTGGCGGTAACATGAACCCGGATTTCTATGGAAATATGTACCGCAGATACCAGACATATGTGCGGAACTATGCCGGAAACAAACCGATCAAAAAGATCGCCTGCGGAGCAAAT is part of the Blautia faecicola genome and encodes:
- a CDS encoding glycoside hydrolase family 43 protein, which gives rise to MNKDNYIHTPYNDEWIAQRADPFVYRHTDGTCYFTASVPAYDRIILRAANDLGGLVHAEEKTLWVRHESGPQSIHIWAPEIHYLFGGWYIYYAAGDKDDIWNIRPYVLHCKGQNPMKDEWEELGMMQAADSDEFSFHAFSLDATVFEHRGEWYYIWAEKTGVGRQISNLYIGKMAAANKLCTDQVLLTTPDYDWERVDFWVNEGPAILKHDGKIFLTFSASATGACYCMGMMYIDENADLLDSHAWTKLRHSVLKTDEEKGIYGPGHNCFVKAEDGVTDLCVYHARPYDEIIGDPLYDPNRHARIMKVTYDEKGFPVFVYQKVEETEYL
- a CDS encoding DUF2798 domain-containing protein; the protein is MPQNKRESLIYTVLMCFCMVLWMSMYNVTLHMGGFSLEVLKEGWLGFPIAYVFAMCCDWFLVSGLAKKFAFTYLVKPEDSVLKKVICVSCSMVVPMVLIMSMYGAVEGCVRSGAWSQLLMIWLTNIPKNFIMALPFQLIVAGPLVRFIFRSAFPEGKVLA
- a CDS encoding DUF1858 domain-containing protein, which translates into the protein MKVTKETTMGEMLELDGGIAVILMQAGMHCVGCPSSIGESLEEACMVHGLDADVVLANINEYLSSKNA